A stretch of Cherax quadricarinatus isolate ZL_2023a chromosome 24, ASM3850222v1, whole genome shotgun sequence DNA encodes these proteins:
- the LOC128690912 gene encoding sulfotransferase 1A1, producing MEQMSSTRLASGHEVVHMSEEWLARMGQDQTLYNNGMVRLLPDGWLYPTLFTEYAERIYNFKFRSSDVVVMTMPKSGTTWMQEVVWTMLHNPDLNHPLAGEPIYHRSPEIDLDMILDGKGLEGVSIDHFIKAFHEVCPGRKIEDGMAFQMCELMPDPRVMKSHLPFALLTPHILEQTKVIYVARSPKDVVVSYYYFFRVMKLFTYTGTFESFVKHFMNNDLIYTPYWPHVKQAWQRRDHPNMYFVFYEEMKSDIMTQLRRLNDFLGLNLTQKQLDNVAHQSSFNSMKERGEPIKDMEAFIPDKHKKFGGYFRKGIVGDWKNHFTPELEQEMNQWIEKHASEIGITFK from the exons ATGGAGCAGATGAGTAGCACACGGCTGGCTAGTGGCCACGAGGTGGTCCACATGAGCGAGGAGTGGCTGGCTAGGATGGGTCAAGACCAGACACTCTATAACAATGGCATGGTACGCCTCCTGCCCGACGGCTGGCTCTATCCTACACTCTTCACAGAATATGCTGAAAGAATATATAACTTCAAG TTCAGGTCCAgcgatgtggtggtgatgacgatgCCTAAGTCTGGGACGACATGGATGCAGGAGGTGGTGTGGACGATGCTTCACAACCCAGACCTTAACCATCCACTCGCTGGTGAACCCATCTATCACCGCTCTCCGGAAATTGA CCTGGATATGATCCTCGATGGTAAAGGTCTGGAGGGTGTGAGTATTGACCACTTTATAAAAGCCTTCCACGAAGTGTGTCCAGGGAGAAAGATTGAAGACGGGATGGCTTTCCAGATGTGTGAGTTAATGCCTGACCCGCGGGTTATGAAATCTCATCTTCCCTTCGCTCTTCTCACTCCTCATATCCTCGAACAGACGAAG GTGATTTACGTGGCCAGGAGCCCCAAGGACGTGGTGGTGTCCTACTACTATTTCTTCCGCGTGATGAAGCTCTTCACTTACACCGGCACCTTCGAGAGCTTCGTGAAGCATTTCATGAATAATGATT TAATCTACACCCCGTACTGGCCACACGTGAAGCAGGCCTGGCAGAGGAGGGATCATCCCAACATGTACTTTGTCTTCTATGAAGAGATGAAGTCAGACATCATGACACAGCTACGTCGACTCAATGACTTCTTAGGTTTAAATCTCACTCAGAAGCAACTTGACAAT GTTGCTCACCAAAGCTCCTTCAACTCCATGAAAGAGCGAGGGGAACCCATCAAGGATATGGAAGCATTTATCCCTGATAAGCACAAGAAGTTTGGAGGATACTTCAGGAaag